One window of Populus nigra chromosome 5, ddPopNigr1.1, whole genome shotgun sequence genomic DNA carries:
- the LOC133694092 gene encoding systemin receptor SR160-like, translating into MEAHFFVSLLSLILLSLPPFFTSANKDTQNLINFKTTLSNPSLLQNWLPNQNPCIFTGVKCQETTNRVSSIDLTNMSLTCDFHPVAAFLLTLENLESLSLKSANISGTISFPFGSKCSSVLSNLDLSQNSLSGSVSDIAALRSCPALKSLGLSGNSIEFSVPKDKSSGLRGLSFTFIDLSFNKIAGSNVVPFILSGGCNDLKYLALKGNKVSGDVDFSSCKNLQYLDVSSNNFSVTVPSFGDCLALEHLDISSNKFYGDLGRAIGGCVKLNFLNVSSNKFSGPIPVFPTGNLQSLSLGGNHFEGGIPLHLMDACPGLVMLDLSSNNLSGSVPNSFGSCTSLESFDISTNNFTGELPFDTFLKMTSLKRLDLAYNAFMGGLPDSLSQHASLESLDLSSNSLSGPIPAGLCQGPSNNFKELYLQNNRFTGSIPATLSNCSQLTALHLSYNCLTGSIPSSLGTLNKLRDLNLWFNQLHGEIPLELMNIKALETLILDFNELTGVIPSSISNCTNLNWISLSNNRLSGEIPASIGQLWSLAILKLSNNSFHGRIPPELGDSRSLIWLDLNTNFLNGTIPPELFKQSGSIAVNFIRGKRYVYLKNEKSEQCHGEGDLLEFAGIRSEHLVRISSRHPCNFTRVYGDYTQPTFNDNGSMIFLDLSYNMLSGSIPAAIGSMSYLYILNLGHNNLSGNIPQEIGKLTGLDILDLSNNRLEGMIPQSMTVLSLLSEIDMSNNHLTGIIPEGGQFQTFLNRSFLNNSGLCGIPLPPCGSGSASSSSSGHHKSHRRQASLAESVAMGLLFSLFCFFGLIIVALEMKKRKKKKEAALDIYIDSRSHSGTTNTAWKLTAREALSISLATFDSKPLRKLTYADLLEATNGFHNDSLIGSGGFGDVYKAELKDGSVVAIKKLIHISGQGDREFTAEMETIGKIKHDNLVPLLGYCKVREERLLVYEYMKYGSLEDVLHNQKKTGIKLNWAARRKIAIGAAKGLTFLHHNCIPLIIHRDMKSSNVLLDANLEARVSDFGMARLMSTMDTHLSVSTLAGTPGYVPPEYYQSFRCSIKGDVYSYGVVLLELLTGKRPTDSSDFGDNNLVGWVKQHAKLRISDVFDPVLLKEDPSLEMELLQHLKVACACLDDRSGRRPTMIQVMTMFKEIQAGSGLDSQSTIATEDGGFSADEMVEMSIREGP; encoded by the coding sequence ATGGAAGCCCACTTCTTTGTCTCGCTTCTCTCTCTTATTCTCCTCTCACTACCACCTTTTTTTACCTCAGCAAACAAAGACACCCAAAACCTTATCAACTTCAAGACAACTCTCTCTAACCCATCTCTCCTACAAAACTGGCTTCCTAACCAAAACCCATGTATCTTCACTGGAGTTAAATGCCAAGAAACCACTAACAGAGTCTCCTCTATAGACCTCACTAACATGTCTTTAACTTGTGATTTCCATCCTGTGGCCGCATTCCTTTTGACTCTTGAAAACTTAGAGAGCCTTTCTTTGAAATCAGCGAACATTTCTGGCActatttctttcccttttggATCTAAGTGCAGCTCAGTTTTGAGCAACTTAGATCTATCTCAGAATAGTCTCTCCGGTTCGGTCTCTGATATAGCCGCTTTACGCTCTTGTCCAGCCTTGAAATCCTTGGGCCTTTCTGGCAACTCCATTGAGTTTTCAGTGCCTAAAGATAAATCAAGTGGGCTAAGAGGGCTCAGCTTTACGTTTATTGATCTTTCTTTCAATAAGATTGCAGGCTCAAACGTGGTGCCTTTCATTTTATCTGGAGGCTGCAATGACTTGAAGTACTTGGCTTTGAAGGGAAATAAAGTGAGTGGAGatgttgatttttcaagttgCAAGAATCTGCAGTATCTTGATGTCTCTTCAAACAATTTCTCTGTGACTGTTCCTTCATTTGGCGACTGCTTAGCTTTGGAGCACCTTGATATCTCTTCCAATAAGTTTTATGGTGATCTTGGTCGTGCAATTGGTGGCTGTGTTAAGCTCAacttcttgaatgtttcaaGCAACAAGTTTTCAGGTCCAATTCCAGTGTTTCCAACTGGGAATTTGCAGTCTCTTTCACTTGGCGGCAACCATTTTGAGGGGGGGATTCCTCTGCATCTCATGGATGCTTGCCCAGGTCTTGTTATGCTTGATCTTTCTTCAAACAATCTCTCTGGTTCTGTCCCTAATAGTTTTGGTTCCTGCACTTCATTGGAAAGTTTTGATATTTCTACCAACAACTTCACTGGTGAATTGCCTTTTGATACTTTCTTGAAAATGACTAGTCTGAAGAGGCTTGATTTGGCATATAATGCTTTTATGGGTGGCTTGCCTGATTCTTTATCACAGCATGCTAGTTTGGAGTCTTTAGATCTGAGTTCTAATAGTTTATCTGGGCCAATCCCTGCTGGCTTGTGTCAAGGTCCAAGTAACAACTTCAAAGAGTTGTATCTTCAAAACAATAGGTTTACCGGGTCTATTCCTGCCACCCTCAGCAACTGCTCTCAACTTACAGCACTCCATTTGAGCTATAACTGCCTCACTGGAAGTATCCCTTCGAGCTTGGGAACGCTGAATAAGCTTCGCGATTTGAACCTTTGGTTCAACCAGCTCCATGGAGAAATCCCACTTGAGTTGATGAACATAAAAGCACTGGAGACTCTGATTCTAGACTTCAATGAGTTGACAGGAGTGATACCTTCAAGTATAAGCAACTGCACTAACCTTAACTGGATCTCATTGTCTAACAATCGATTAAGTGGTGAGATTCCAGCATCAATTGGCCAGCTTTGGAGCCTTGCAATTCTCAAACTGAGCAACAATTCGTTCCATGGTAGAATCCCGCCAGAGCTTGGAGACAGTCGTAGCTTGATTTGGTTGGATCTTAATACCAATTTTTTGAACGGAACAATCCCACCTGAGCTGTTCAAACAGTCTGGCAGTATTGCTGTGAATTTTATCAGAGGAAAGAGGTATGTGTATCTGAAGAATGAAAAGAGTGAACAGTGTCACGGGGAGGGAGATTTGCTTGAATTTGCCGGAATAAGATCGGAACACCTGGTTAGAATCTCCAGCAGGCACCCCTGCAACTTTACCAGAGTATATGGAGATTACACCCAACCCACATTCAATGATAATGGGTCAATGATCTTCCTTGATCTTTCTTACAATATGTTATCTGGCAGTATTCCAGCAGCGATTGGGAGTATGTCTTACCTCTATATCTTGAACTTGGGCCATAATAATCTCTCCGGAAACATTCCACAAGAGATTGGAAAGTTGACTGGTCTTGACATTCTCGACCTCTCCAACAATAGGCTCGAAGGGATGATTCCCCAGTCAATGACTGTCCTTTCATTGCTTTCAGAGATTGATATGTCCAACAATCACCTCACTGGAATTATTCCTGAAGGGGGCCAGTTTCAAACATTTTTAAATCGCAGTTTCCTCAACAATTCAGGCCTCTGTGGGATACCTCTTCCTCCATGTGGGTCGGGCTCAGCATCAAGCTCGAGTTCTGGGCATCACAAGTCTCATAGGAGACAGGCATCCCTGGCAGAGAGTGTGGCAATGGGATTGTTGTTCTCACTTTTCTGCTTCTTTGGTTTGATTATTGTTGCTCTGGAAATGAAGAAgcggaagaaaaagaaagaggcaGCCCTTGATATCTATATAGACAGCCGCTCACACTCTGGCACCACAAATACTGCCTGGAAGCTGACGGCTCGTGAAGCATTAAGCATCAGTCTCGCCACATTTGATTCGAAGCCCCTGCGGAAGCTCACTTATGCGGATCTTCTTGAAGCAACGAATGGCTTCCACAATGACAGCCTCATAGGCTCTGGAGGTTTTGGTGACGTATACAAGGCAGAACTGAAAGATGGAAGCGTTGTAGCCATCAAGAAACTGATACATATCAGTGGACAAGGTGATAGAGAATTCACTGCTGAAATGGAGACCATTGGCAAAATCAAGCACGATAACCTTGTTCCACTCCTTGGTTACTGCAAGGTCAGAGAAGAGAGACTCTTGGTGTACGAGTACATGAAATATGGCAGTTTAGAAGACGTTCTACACAACCAAAAGAAAACAGGGATCAAACTGAACTGGGCTGCAAGAAGGAAGATTGCCATTGGTGCCGCCAAAGGATTAACTTTTCTTCACCATAATTGCATCCCACTGATCATTCACAGGGACATGAAATCTAGCAATGTCTTGCTTGATGCGAACTTGGAGGCCAGAGTCTCCGATTTCGGAATGGCAAGGCTTATGAGTACAATGGATACTCATTTGAGTGTTAGCACACTAGCAGGCACGCCTGGTTATGTTCCTCCCGAATACTACCAGAGCTTTAGGTGTTCCATCAAAGGGGATGTTTACAGTTATGGTGTAGTCTTGCTTGAGTTGCTGACAGGAAAAAGGCCAACAGATTCATCTGATTTTGGTGACAATAATCTTGTTGGGTGGGTGAAGCAGCATGCCAAATTGAGAATAAGCGATGTCTTCGATCCGGTGCTTTTAAAAGAGGATCCGAGCCTTGAGATGGAGCTCCTACAACATTTAAAGGTAGCTTGTGCTTGTTTAGATGATCGATCAGGTAGAAGACCCACAATGATTCAAGTAATGACGATGTTTAAAGAAATCCAAGCAGGGTCAGGCCTTGACTCACAATCCACAATCGCCACTGAAGATGGGGGTTTTAGTGCAGATGAAATGGTAGAGATGAGCATAAGAGAAGGCCCATAG
- the LOC133694071 gene encoding probable WRKY transcription factor 13 has translation MAATSQATLNQQPLFEDQEMPTQMGFFSFPPHLTYPQSASCHQSLKGFIIPPSLAADAPSTTNLTETLLLSSVTNKQREDTIASDLGGPHLLSLQRSSANLWAWGEVNECLNSKRSGSGGDHLGVSTIKLKKIKARRKVREPRFCFKTLSDVDVLDDGYKWRKYGQKVVKNTQHPRSYYRCTQDNCRVKKRVERLAEDPRMVITTYEGRHAHSPSHDLEESQTPSQFNNFFF, from the exons atggcagCTACCTCCCAAGCTACACTAAACCAGCAGCCCTTGTTTGAAGATCAAGAGATGCCTACACAAATgggcttcttttcttttcctccacACTTGACCTATCCTCAATCGGCTAGTTGCCACCAGTCTCTCAAAGGCTTCATAATACCTCCTTCACTTGCGGCTGATGCACCTTCTACCACCAATCTTACTGAAACCCTACTACTCTCATCTGTCACTAACAAGCAAAGAGAGGACACTATTGCTTCTGATTTGGGAGGACCCCATCTTCTTTCCTTGCAAAGATCTAGTGCAAATCTCTG GGCTTGGGGAGAGGTAAATGAGTGCTTGAACAGCAAAAGAAGTGGTTCTGGAGGAGATCATCTAGGGGTATCAACAATAAagttgaagaagataaaagcaAGGAGGAAGGTGAGGGAGCCCAGGTTTTGTTTCAAGACCTTGAGTGATGTGGATGTGCTGGATGATGGTTACAAATGGAGGAAGTACGGCCAGAAAGTGGTAAAGAACACACAGCATCCCAG GAGCTACTATCGTTGTACGCAAGACAATTGTCGCGTAAAGAAACGTGTGGAGAGATTAGCTGAGGATCCGAGGATGGTCATCACAACCTATGAAGGCAGACATGCTCATTCCCCGTCCCATGATCTTGAAGAGTCACAAACTCCATCTCAGTTTAATAACTTCTTCTTTTAG
- the LOC133694848 gene encoding uncharacterized protein LOC133694848 → MSWDPLALVRQDACHEHLTPRSNIWSTPQTFGSLVVHEYVHLVSNKKSNEKLMASNCPLEDPSPSKCKQTPAKAPMPQSPISGSQLWLQPCKVNSSSNTKRGSSNPEPPSHRHSPPQPRKPHVSTTSASPPPEEETVKEVLSETPIILELQMTTTQTQEPKTLMQRNRKKHQEDQEISQASETCSNITGTLSTPTTTTTTATTTTTTITEIREDEVTSKKRVNRSPAKVHRKRPYTGDRERVLKYPVKTTGQVIRTAAGQRNVGSRGVRSDFGRSPATRTAGGAGRGRAGAIPGKAGGRSVESKNKEDSENGSVLRQQEEGNESLENPLVSLECFIFL, encoded by the exons ATGTCGTGGGACCCATTGGCACTGGTTCGACAGGATGCATGCCATGAGCATTTGACACCTCGTAGTAACATCTGGTCCACTCCACAGACCTTTGGATCTTTGGTGGTCCACGAGTACGTGCACCTG GTCTCAAACAAGAAGTCTAATGAAAAACTAATGGCCAGCAACTGTCCCCTCGAAGATCCTAGCCCTTCAAAGTGCAAGCAAA CTCCAGCTAAGGCTCCTATGCCCCAGTCCCCCATCTCTGGGTCTCAGTTATGGCTTCAACCCTGTAAAGTTAACAG CTCCAGCAACACCAAAAGAGGGTCAAGTAACCCAGAACCACCAAGCCACCGCCATTCTCCACCGCAACCCCGCAAACCCCATGTCTCCACCACAAGTGCCTCACCACCACCTGAAGAAGAGACAGTCAAAGAAGTCCTTTCTGAAACCCCCATTATCCTCGAACTACAAATGACAACAACACAAACCCAAGAACCAAAAACCCTGATGCAAAGAAACAGAAAGAAACACCAAGAAGACCAAGAAATCTCTCAAGCATCAGAGACATGCAGCAATATCACTGGCACTCTCTCAACACCAACAACTACGACCACCACTGCCACCACCACTACCACTACAATAACAGAGATAAGAGAAGATGAGGTAACAAGCAAGAAAAGGGTCAACAGATCTCCCGCCAAAGTACATCGAAAGCGTCCGTACACTGGAGACAGAGAAAGGGTGTTAAAGTATCCGGTGAAGACGACGGGTCAGGTGATTAGGACCGCAGCTGGGCAGCGTAATGTGGGGTCTAGAGGGGTCAGGAGCGATTTTGGTAGGTCACCGGCGACTAGGACGGCAGGTGGAGCTGGGAGGGGTCGTGCGGGAGCGATTCCTGGAAAAGCCGGTGGCAGGTCAGTGGAGAGCAAGAATAAGGAGGATTCGGAAAACGGCTCCGTTTTGAGGCAGCAGGAGGAGGGGAACGAGTCCCTGGAGAACCCTCTGGTTTCCCTGGAATGCTTTATCTTTCTTtag
- the LOC133694725 gene encoding lipoyl synthase, mitochondrial: MQSRFTSLATRTLKSTTTKAKTRTFSSSTVESSTKQPPQFSQTLAGLRARLAVESPTLSDFIHLQSNNTYSVEVGTKKKPLPKPKWMREAIPGGEKYVQIKKKLRELKLHTVCEEAKCPNLGECWSGGETGTATATIMILGDTCTRGCRFCNVKTSRTPPPPDPNEPTNVAEAIASWGLDYVVITSVDRDDLADQGSGHFAETVQKLKTLKPNMLIEALVPDFRGDGGCVEKVAKSGLDVFAHNIETVEELQSSVRDHRANFKQSLDVLMMAKEYAPPGTLTKTSIMLGCGEAPEQVVKTMEKVRAAGVDVMTFGQYMRPSKRHMPVSEYITPDAFEKYKTLGMEMGFRYVASGPMVRSSYKAGEFYIKSMIESDRSVSSQLPIS; this comes from the exons atgcaaTCACGCTTCACATCCTTAGCAACTCGCACCCTCAAATCCACAACAACCAAAGCTAAAACTCGAACTTTCTCTTCCTCCACAGTCGAATCCTCCACGAAACAACCCCCACAATTCTCCCAAACCCTAGCGGGTCTGCGCGCTCGATTAGCCGTGGAATCTCCCACGCTCTCCGACTTCATCCACCTCCAATCCAACAACACCTACTCCGTCGAAGTTGGAACCAAAAAGAAACCACTCCCAAAACCTAAATGGATGAGAGAAGCCATTCCAGGTGGCGAAAAGTACGTTCAGATTAAGAAGAAATTGAGAGAATTGAAACTCCATACTGTTTGCGAAGAAGCTAAATGCCCTAATTTGGGGGAGTGCTGGTCCGGTGGCGAAACCGGCACTGCCACTGCTACGATTATGATACTCGGCGATACATGTACTCGTGGCTGCCG GTTTTGTAATGTGAAGACGTCGCGGACGCCTCCTCCGCCTGATCCAAATGAGCCAACTAATGTAGCAGAGGCAATTGCGTCTTGGGGTTTGGATTATGTTGTGATTACGAGTGTGGATCGTGATGATTTGGCTGATCAAGGAAGTGGTCATTTTGCGGAAACTGTACAAAAGTTGAAGACACTCAAGCCAAACATGTTGATAGAAGCCTTGG TTCCTGATTTTCGAGGAGACGGTGGTTGCGTAGAGAAAGTTGCAAAATCAGGACTAGATGTTTTCGCTCACAACATTGAAACAGTTGAAGAGCTTCAGAGTTCTGTACGGGATCATCGTGCTAATTTTAAGCAATCTTTAGATGTTTTAATGATGGCTAAAGAATATGCTCCGCCTGGGACACTTACCAAGACTTCAATAATGTTAGGCTGTGGAGAAGCGCCTGAACAAGTCGTGAAAACAATGGAGAAGGTGAGAGCAGCAGGTGTTGATGTGATGACGTTTGGTCAATATATGAGACCATCCAAGCGTCATATGCCAGTATCTGAATACATTACTCCTGACGCTTTTGAGAAGTATAAAACACTTGGCATGGAAATG GGATTTCGATATGTGGCATCTGGTCCCATGGTTAGGTCATCATACAAGGCAGGTGAATTCTACATCAAATCCATGATAGAATCTGATCGGTCTGTTTCTTCGCAGCTTCCTATCTCCTGA